The following nucleotide sequence is from Vibrio fluvialis.
TCCAAAACCGGCAGCAATGACCAGCCCACCAAACCAGGCTCCGACTGCGTTACCCAGGTTAAAAACACCAATGTTAACTGCTGAAGCCAAGGTCGATGCGCCTGCTGCTTTGGCTTTATCCATGACAAGCTTTTGAATTGGAGAGACGGTTGAGAAGCCAAATGCGGCCATTAGGAAAATACAAATGACTGACATGATTTGGCTATGAACGGCATAGTTGAAGACAAATAGGACTATCGCCTGAGCGCCTAACGTAATGTAAAGCATCGGCATTAGCGCCTTGTCTGCGTATTTACCGCCAAGATGGTTGCCGACAAACAAGCCCAATCCAAACACCAACATTAACCAAGTGACGTTAGAACTGCTAAAGCCAGCTATCTCCGTCATCATAGGAGCAATGTAAGTGATGGATGTAAAAAATGCGCCGGGACCTAAAACGGTGATACCCATAGCCAACAGCACATTGATGTTACCAAAGGCTTTAATCTCTTTAGAGAACTGTTGATCTTTAGCCGAGGGTTGATGAGGAATAAGTCGCCAAACGCTCAGTACGGTCATGACACCGACGATAGCAACAAGGCCAAAGGTCAGACGCCAGGTTAGGTGTTCACCAATCCAAGTTCCGACCGGAACGCCAATCAGGTTAGCAACCGTTAATCCCATAAACATAAATGCAATGGCTTGAATTCGCTTTGATGGCGCAACCATATCTGCGGCAATAATAGAACCGATACCAAAGAACACGCCATGTGCGAGTGAGGTGACAATACGGCCAAGTATGGCAACACCGAAACTTGGTGCGAATGCCGTGATCAAGTTGCCGATAATGAACAAGACCATGACGAAAATAAGCATGGCCTTACGCGGTATTTTTGAGCCAAAGATGATAAGTGCAGGTGCGCCAAAAAAGACGCCCAATGCGTAAGAGGTGGCTAAGTAACCTGCGATGGGAATGGTTATTTGGAACTCTTCGGCTATCGCAGGCAACAAACCTGCGATGACAAACTCGGTCGTACCAATACCAAAGGCACCGATAGCCAAAGCCCAGAGTGCTAGTGGCATAATTTTCTCCTCAATATAATTTGATTAATCATTGGTAGAAATGAGTTTAATCGTAAATTATGAGTCGATAAATGCATGCCAAGTACACTTAATGTAGAGTTGAATTCTACCTTTAGCCGAAATAGCCCTCTCTGGCTTTTTGGACTAACTCATCAACGAGCAAGCGAACCCTCGGCACTAAGTGCTTACTGCACGGCCACAGAATATGTAGAGCAACAGGGGCAGGTGAACTCTCGGGGAGGATAGAAGTAAGACTGCCTGAATCTATGTGCTCTCTTACCATACTTTCGGGAAGTTGAACGATCCCCATATTACCCAAGCATGCTTTTAACAAGGCATCGCCATCACCGATGTGATGAGGTTTATCCGAGATGTATTGGATAGTTTTTCCTTCCTCATTTTTAAGTTTCCATGCCAATGGTGCGCGACTTCGATAGCCCATAATACAGTGATGGTTTGCCAGATCATCAATGTGTGTTGGTGTTCCATATTGTTCAAGATACTCAGGGGTGGCACACAAATACAGGTGTTGGTCACTTAGACAGCGAGATTTCAATTCATTCGTGCTTTTGAGCTCACTGAATCTCAAAACCAGATCTAAACCTTCTTCTACTGGATCAACCAGACGGTCATTGAACGACATCTCAAATCGGATCTCAGGGTATCGTTGAGAGAAGTTTGTCAGAATGGGCATCATCAGGTGGCGGCCAAAAAAAGCGGGCATATCAATACGGATGACCCCCGAAGGGTTATCTTGGCGTCGGCTTAGGGAGTTTTCGGCTGAATCGAGGATCTCTAGCGCCGTTGTACAACTGTTGAGATAAGCTTCACCATCACCTGTCAGGCTAAGCTTCCTCGTTGAGCGATGGAAAAGTTTGGTGCCCAAGCGTTCCTCCAACCTGGCGATACTTTTCCCAACGGCGGATTTCGTGATCCCCAGTTTTTCACTGGCTTCAGTGAAACTAGAAGAATTGGCAGCAACGACAAAGTTTGTAATGCCACGTAGAGATTCATCTGAATTAAATGTAGACATTGAGTTGACCATTTAGATATTCATGCAGTTATTATTGACTCTGAGTACTCAATTGTATAGCGATAGATCCATTTGACTGATTGTCCGAGTTTGGGGCTTTGGAATGGGTTGGTGGTGGATGATACGTGCTACAGGCTGTATGATGTTCGATATATTATCTTCTATAATGAGTTCATATAGGGTAAGGAAAACAACTTTATGAAAAACAGAGTAAAGTTGTTGGCAAAGGGTATTATGTGACGTTGAACAATAAAAGCCCATTTAGAAGGCTTAAACTCTTCCATAGCTGCTATCTATTTATCGGTTTGGTACTCCTCACCTATGGCGTTTTGTTTTTTCAGTCAGTTCAAAACTATAAGTCAGAAACCAGATCTAGACTGAGCTTGTCTCTGGAGGTTCTCGATGGGCAATTTCAAGCAGCGACAGAGGCGGTCGACAATGTGCTCAGGCACATCACAGGGGATTGCTCCGCAGACGTTAATGCATTAGGCAATACGATAATCGCGGTTCCTAGCATTCAAAGTCTCAATGTGGTTAAACAGGGCACGGTTGTGTGCTCAACTTTTGAACCCAACATTGGAGGCGTCCTTCCGTCTACCACGTTTATCAATTTCAATGTCATCACTTCAAACATCGTTGTGCCAGGGAAAACTATCGTTGTTATCAAGTCGGGTAATGATGACCTTGCTGTCGCCGCGTCACTTCATGGGTTCATCTTATTTGGTGTTGTCAAAATTCTGGAAATGGAAACCCCTTTTCATATCAACACCAATACGGGTTGGGTTAATGAGAAGGGGCAGCTAGTCGCCACTGAAAACCCTGATACCTTGTACATTGAGTCGGGAGCTTTTCCGTATTCCATCAGCACCAGGTATGACTATCAGAAGATGTTTTTATACTTCTTGAAGTCAGATGTTTGGTCACTACTGATCTTGTTACTTTTTTCTTCTGCAATCAGTGCGTTCTATTTCTTCTATGATTCAAAAAGAGAGGTAGTACAAGCATTAAGCAAGGGATTAAAAAAAGGGGAATTTGAGCCCTATGCCCAAGGGGTGACCGATTCAAACGGTGTTCTAACGGGTTGTGAAATACTCATGCGTTGGAACTACAAATCGTCGTTGATTCGTCCAGATGACTTTATCCCGATTGCTGAAAAATCCGGACTGATAGTGCCAATGAGTATCCAGCTTATAGATAAAACCTATGAGTTTTTCCTTAAACACTATTACGCGGTATCGCCCGAGTTTCATGTTGCATTCAACATTAGCCCCATTCAACTGACCAAGCCTCATGCGCAAGGATTACTTAACTCCGTGGCTAAGTTTCGACAGTGTTCGAAGTTAAAATTCATTAAGGTCGTGTTGGAGTTAACCGAAAGACAAATTGTCTCTTACACC
It contains:
- a CDS encoding MFS transporter, translating into MPLALWALAIGAFGIGTTEFVIAGLLPAIAEEFQITIPIAGYLATSYALGVFFGAPALIIFGSKIPRKAMLIFVMVLFIIGNLITAFAPSFGVAILGRIVTSLAHGVFFGIGSIIAADMVAPSKRIQAIAFMFMGLTVANLIGVPVGTWIGEHLTWRLTFGLVAIVGVMTVLSVWRLIPHQPSAKDQQFSKEIKAFGNINVLLAMGITVLGPGAFFTSITYIAPMMTEIAGFSSSNVTWLMLVFGLGLFVGNHLGGKYADKALMPMLYITLGAQAIVLFVFNYAVHSQIMSVICIFLMAAFGFSTVSPIQKLVMDKAKAAGASTLASAVNIGVFNLGNAVGAWFGGLVIAAGFGLQSPNWAGGLLSAGALVLAIISGLTDKAEQGQPISSTN
- a CDS encoding LysR family transcriptional regulator, translated to MSTFNSDESLRGITNFVVAANSSSFTEASEKLGITKSAVGKSIARLEERLGTKLFHRSTRKLSLTGDGEAYLNSCTTALEILDSAENSLSRRQDNPSGVIRIDMPAFFGRHLMMPILTNFSQRYPEIRFEMSFNDRLVDPVEEGLDLVLRFSELKSTNELKSRCLSDQHLYLCATPEYLEQYGTPTHIDDLANHHCIMGYRSRAPLAWKLKNEEGKTIQYISDKPHHIGDGDALLKACLGNMGIVQLPESMVREHIDSGSLTSILPESSPAPVALHILWPCSKHLVPRVRLLVDELVQKAREGYFG
- a CDS encoding EAL domain-containing protein — protein: MTLNNKSPFRRLKLFHSCYLFIGLVLLTYGVLFFQSVQNYKSETRSRLSLSLEVLDGQFQAATEAVDNVLRHITGDCSADVNALGNTIIAVPSIQSLNVVKQGTVVCSTFEPNIGGVLPSTTFINFNVITSNIVVPGKTIVVIKSGNDDLAVAASLHGFILFGVVKILEMETPFHINTNTGWVNEKGQLVATENPDTLYIESGAFPYSISTRYDYQKMFLYFLKSDVWSLLILLLFSSAISAFYFFYDSKREVVQALSKGLKKGEFEPYAQGVTDSNGVLTGCEILMRWNYKSSLIRPDDFIPIAEKSGLIVPMSIQLIDKTYEFFLKHYYAVSPEFHVAFNISPIQLTKPHAQGLLNSVAKFRQCSKLKFIKVVLELTERQIVSYTPETLATIRKLHDMGIIVVIDDFGTGYSSLENILELNIGGLKIDKRFVDRYPSDELSASLIDNMVDLANRLKVHVVAEGVETKEQAEALRLKGVQYLQGYLFYKPLSLDNFVGALKAVH